Proteins encoded together in one Telopea speciosissima isolate NSW1024214 ecotype Mountain lineage chromosome 4, Tspe_v1, whole genome shotgun sequence window:
- the LOC122657568 gene encoding tubulin beta chain-like: MREILHVQGGQCGNQIGAKFWEVICDEHGIDSTGRFNGGFSDLQLERINVYYNEASGGRYVPRAVLMDLEPGTMDSIRSGPFGQIFRPDNFVFGQSGAGNNWAKGHYTEGAELIDSVLDVVRKEAENCDCLQGFQVCHSLGGGTGSGMGTLLISKMREEYPDRMMLTFSVFPSPKVSDTVVEPYNATLSVHQLVENADECMVLDNEALYDICFRTLKLSTPSFGDLNHLISATMSGVTCCLRFPGQLNSDLRKLAVNLIPFPRLHFFMVGFSPLTSRGSQNYISLTVPELTQQMWDAKNMMCAADPRHGRYLTASAMFRGKMSTKEVDEQMINVQNKNSSYFVEWIPNNVKSSVCDIPPTGLKMASTFIGNSTSIQEMFRRVSEQFTAMFRRKAFLHWYTGEGMDEMEFTEAESNMNDLVSEYQQYQDATVEDDEEGEYEEGVEDNYEG; encoded by the exons ATGAGAGAAATCCTTCACGTTCAAGGTGGACAATGTGGAAACCAGATCGGAGCCAAGTTCTGGGAAGTGATCTGCGACGAACATGGCATCGATTCTACGGGGAGATTCAATGGTGGATTTTCCGATCTGCAGCTCGAGAGGATCAATGTCTACTACAATGAGGCTTCCGGTGGACGATATGTGCCTAGGGCTGTTCTTATGGATCTGGAGCCGGGGACGATGGATAGCATCAGATCTGGACCTTTTGGTCAGATCTTCCGCCCCGATAATTTCGTTTTCGGACAATCTGGTGCCGGAAATAATTGGGCCAAGGGCCACTACACTGAAGGAGCGGAGTTGATCGATTCTGTTCTTGATGTTGTTCGTAAAGAGGCTGAAAATTGTGATTGTTTGCAAG GTTTTCAGGTATGTCACTCTCTTGGAGGAGGCACAGGCTCTGGGATGGGAACCCTCCTGATATCAAAGATGAGGGAGGAGTATCCAGACAGGATGATGCTTACATTCTCAGTTTTCCCCTCTCCAAAGGTCTCAGATACAGTTGTTGAGCCCTACAATGCCACCCTGTCTGTGCATCAGTTGGTGGAGAATGCTGATGAGTGCATGGTCCTAGATAATGAAGCCCTCTATGACATCTGCTTTAGGACCCTGAAGCTCAGCACTCCAAGCT TTGGTGACCTGAACCACTTGATTTCAGCGACCATGAGTGGTGTGACATGCTGTCTGAGGTTCCCAGGTCAGTTGAACTCAGACTTGAGGAAACTGGCTGTGAACCTTATTCCATTCCCCCGGCTCCACTTCTTCATGGTTGGATTTTCTCCACTGACCTCCCGTGGATCGCAGAACTACATTTCTCTAACTGTACCAGAGCTGACCCAACAAATGTGGGATGCAAAGAACATGATGTGTGCAGCAGATCCGAGACATGGGCGCTACCTGACTGCCTCAGCTATGTTCAGGGGGAAGATGAGCACCAAGGAAGTTGACGAGCAGATGATTAATGTTCAGAACAAAAACTCATCATATTTTGTGGAGTGGATCCCCAACAATGTGAAGTCGAGTGTCTGTGACATCCCCCCTACAGGGCTTAAGATGGCATCAACATTCATTGGTAACTCGACTTCAATTCAGGAGATGTTCAGGAGGGTGAGTGAGCAATTCACAGCAATGTTCCGGCGCAAGGCCTTTTTGCACTGGTACACTGGAGAAGGAATGGATGAGATGGAGTTCACAGAGGCAGAGAGCAACATGAATGATTTGGTGTCAGAGTATCAGCAGTACCAGGATGCCACTGTTGAGGATGACGAGGAGGGTGAATATGAGGAGGGAGTTGAAGATAACTACGAAGGCTGA